A genomic segment from Gemmatimonadota bacterium encodes:
- a CDS encoding GNAT family N-acetyltransferase: protein MIDEASVTLDVATPSDQLLLANLLELYIHDLSAAFPDVVQGPDGRFGYKWLPLYWSEPDRRMPFIIRHRGTVAGFVLATRGSPSFDDAAVLDVAEFFVLRRFRRAGVGRAAARLLWQRMPGHWVVRVSEGSPGALPFWREVIGEFSGGSAMVSVRPGDPHPQHVFDFVSAG, encoded by the coding sequence ATGATCGACGAAGCCAGTGTAACCCTCGATGTCGCCACCCCCAGCGACCAGCTCCTCCTCGCAAACCTGCTCGAGCTCTACATCCACGATTTGAGTGCGGCCTTCCCCGACGTGGTGCAGGGTCCTGATGGCCGCTTCGGCTACAAGTGGCTGCCGCTGTACTGGTCGGAGCCGGATCGCCGGATGCCTTTCATCATTCGACATAGGGGTACGGTGGCGGGTTTCGTACTGGCGACGCGCGGGTCACCTTCGTTCGACGACGCGGCAGTGCTCGATGTTGCCGAATTCTTCGTCTTGCGGCGCTTTCGGCGCGCTGGCGTGGGGCGCGCGGCGGCTCGTCTCCTCTGGCAGCGGATGCCGGGGCACTGGGTGGTCCGGGTCTCCGAGGGGTCGCCTGGGGCGTTGCCGTTCTGGCGAGAAGTCATCGGCGAGTTCAGCGGTGGGAGCGCCATGGTATCGGTCCGACCAGGCGATCCCCATCCCCAGCACGTCTTCGATT